The following proteins come from a genomic window of Nostoc sp. TCL26-01:
- a CDS encoding type I polyketide synthase, whose translation MFDTENNNTAKIAIVGMDAFFGECNSLDAFERSIYDGKQHFISLPPKRWYGIDEQKDLLQEYGLADGQAPVGAYIKEFDVDTLAYKIPPNEVEQLNPQQLLLLTVADRALKDAKMTEGVNVAVIIAAEAELSVHQLQQRWDSSWQVKDGLNAAEITLPSEQISQLETIVKDSVHHPAEIGEYLSYITNIMASRISSLWNFTGPAFTVTAVETSAFKALEVAQMLLMTGEVDAVVLGAVDLAGGVENVLLRNQTAKINTGVNTLSYDQKANGWTVGEGAGVVVLKRHSEALENGDRIYAVIDAVSIGQSHAHVSQGCQQALQIAGVEAEQVNYLEVCASGIPDEDAAEIAGLVQAYPSVGNGLHCAIGSVKANIGHTQVASGIASLIKTALCLYYRYIPATPNWSGVKNPQAFEGSPFYVATESRPWFLSKNSPRRIAAINGMGCDGSFAHVILSEEINESARPNKYLEQMSFYLFPVTADDRSSLLEALDRLQKSIEESASLSNSASQAFNTYKQQSQAKYAASITGRNKKELLREIESARKGINAAFDRGIDWQTPMGSYFTANPLGHKGEVAYVYPAAVNSYIGIGRNLFRLFPKLHDNSFVKSIYKRAADVERLVFPRSLAKLTTRQLEQLEKKLLENSLAMFEAEMFCTRLLTTVIQNDFQVQPKYVFGYSLGETSMMVAQGVWSNFYEGSNSFNSSALFGDRLSGPKNAVREYWGLPKADSALEDNLWGNYVLMASPVQVRDAIRDEPRVYLTQINTPEEVLIAGEPAACRRVIKTIGCNAFPAPFDHVIHCQTMRSEFAELVKLNTLPTQTIPNTVFYSAAEYKPITLESSEIARSIATGLSQELDFPKLVNRIYEDGAKIFIEAGAGSVCSRWIDKTLEDKEHITVSLNRRGIDDHSSFVKALAKLVSHRVSLDLSPLYSPVETSKQNKAMLRTVTIGGDSITGKILSDENRKVFQELAQKRQKSQPILGINSFDVTKPKLTIDETLPQTVEFSSETIIKHVFAPEEQLKSSELIATTSETTPDFLSSTTTEIELATIINMLELNKSQYQKLNANHLKIAQNHTAFLKARQDFSKQMSEIMQLQMVCAQDLLNAEDK comes from the coding sequence ATGTTTGACACAGAAAATAACAATACAGCTAAGATTGCTATTGTGGGCATGGATGCCTTCTTTGGTGAGTGTAATAGCTTAGATGCTTTTGAACGTAGTATCTATGATGGTAAGCAGCATTTTATCTCCCTACCACCAAAGAGATGGTATGGTATTGATGAGCAAAAAGACTTGTTGCAAGAGTATGGTTTAGCTGATGGTCAAGCGCCTGTAGGTGCTTATATCAAAGAGTTTGATGTAGATACTCTCGCTTATAAGATTCCTCCCAACGAAGTTGAACAACTTAATCCCCAACAACTGCTGTTATTGACGGTAGCCGATCGCGCTCTGAAAGATGCGAAGATGACTGAAGGGGTTAATGTGGCAGTAATTATCGCTGCTGAGGCTGAGTTATCTGTACACCAGCTACAACAGCGTTGGGATTCGTCTTGGCAAGTCAAAGATGGTTTAAATGCTGCGGAAATTACCTTACCATCTGAGCAAATTTCCCAACTGGAAACCATCGTCAAAGATAGTGTCCACCATCCAGCAGAGATTGGTGAGTATTTGAGCTACATCACCAATATTATGGCGAGTCGGATTTCCTCGTTATGGAATTTCACTGGCCCAGCTTTTACGGTAACGGCGGTAGAAACTTCAGCATTTAAGGCGTTGGAAGTGGCACAAATGCTACTGATGACGGGAGAAGTTGATGCTGTTGTTTTGGGTGCGGTAGATTTGGCTGGTGGTGTGGAAAACGTATTATTACGTAATCAAACAGCCAAGATTAATACTGGTGTCAATACCTTAAGCTATGACCAAAAAGCTAACGGTTGGACGGTGGGAGAAGGTGCGGGTGTGGTTGTTCTCAAGCGTCATAGTGAAGCGCTGGAAAATGGCGATCGCATCTATGCAGTAATTGATGCTGTGAGTATTGGACAATCTCACGCCCATGTGAGTCAAGGTTGTCAACAAGCTTTGCAAATCGCGGGTGTGGAAGCTGAACAAGTGAACTATCTAGAGGTTTGTGCTAGTGGGATTCCTGATGAAGATGCAGCCGAAATTGCTGGTTTAGTACAGGCATATCCATCGGTGGGGAATGGGTTACACTGTGCGATCGGTAGTGTGAAAGCAAATATTGGTCATACCCAAGTAGCATCAGGAATTGCCAGTTTAATTAAAACTGCGCTGTGTCTGTATTACAGATATATTCCAGCTACTCCTAACTGGTCTGGTGTGAAGAATCCCCAAGCCTTTGAAGGTAGTCCTTTCTATGTGGCGACGGAATCTAGACCCTGGTTTCTCAGCAAAAACTCTCCACGACGGATTGCGGCGATTAATGGGATGGGATGTGATGGGAGTTTTGCTCATGTGATCTTGTCGGAAGAAATTAATGAGTCAGCACGTCCGAATAAGTATTTGGAACAGATGTCTTTTTATCTGTTCCCTGTAACTGCTGATGACCGTTCCAGTCTATTAGAGGCTTTGGATAGACTACAAAAGAGTATTGAAGAGAGTGCTTCTTTATCTAATAGCGCTAGTCAAGCTTTTAACACATATAAGCAGCAATCTCAAGCCAAGTACGCCGCATCTATTACCGGACGTAATAAAAAAGAACTCCTCCGAGAAATCGAATCGGCGCGTAAGGGTATCAATGCAGCCTTTGATCGGGGGATAGATTGGCAAACCCCTATGGGTAGTTATTTTACAGCCAATCCTTTGGGTCACAAGGGTGAAGTGGCTTATGTGTATCCGGCGGCGGTTAATTCCTACATCGGTATCGGTCGGAATCTGTTCCGCCTCTTCCCCAAACTGCACGATAATTCTTTTGTCAAGAGTATCTACAAGCGTGCGGCTGATGTTGAGCGACTGGTGTTTCCCCGCAGTTTGGCTAAGTTAACGACAAGACAATTAGAGCAGCTAGAGAAGAAATTGCTCGAAAATTCTCTAGCCATGTTTGAAGCCGAGATGTTTTGTACCAGATTGCTCACCACCGTGATTCAGAACGACTTCCAAGTCCAACCCAAATATGTGTTTGGTTATAGCTTGGGTGAAACCAGCATGATGGTTGCTCAAGGGGTGTGGAGTAATTTTTACGAAGGTAGTAACTCTTTCAACTCATCAGCGTTATTTGGCGATCGCTTATCGGGGCCGAAAAATGCTGTGCGCGAGTATTGGGGATTACCAAAAGCAGACTCGGCTTTAGAGGATAATTTGTGGGGTAATTATGTGCTGATGGCTAGTCCTGTGCAAGTGCGGGATGCAATCAGAGATGAACCACGGGTTTACCTAACGCAGATTAATACACCAGAAGAAGTGTTGATTGCTGGCGAACCTGCGGCTTGTCGGCGGGTGATTAAAACCATTGGCTGTAACGCTTTCCCGGCTCCCTTTGATCATGTGATTCATTGTCAAACCATGCGATCGGAGTTTGCTGAGTTGGTGAAATTGAATACTTTACCAACACAAACTATTCCCAATACTGTGTTTTATTCTGCTGCTGAGTATAAACCTATTACATTAGAAAGCAGTGAAATTGCGCGCAGTATTGCTACTGGTTTATCTCAAGAATTAGATTTTCCCAAACTAGTTAACCGCATCTACGAAGACGGTGCAAAAATCTTTATCGAAGCTGGTGCTGGTAGTGTTTGCTCTCGCTGGATTGATAAAACTCTCGAAGACAAAGAACACATTACAGTATCCCTCAATCGTCGGGGTATCGATGATCATAGTTCTTTTGTCAAAGCCTTAGCAAAACTCGTCAGCCATAGAGTTAGTTTGGATTTATCACCACTTTATAGTCCAGTAGAAACTAGCAAGCAAAATAAAGCCATGCTACGGACTGTAACTATAGGTGGCGACTCAATTACTGGCAAAATCTTGAGTGATGAAAACCGTAAAGTCTTCCAAGAATTAGCCCAGAAACGCCAAAAATCTCAACCAATATTAGGCATAAATTCATTTGATGTAACTAAGCCAAAACTCACAATCGATGAAACTTTACCCCAGACAGTAGAATTTTCATCGGAAACTATCATTAAACACGTTTTCGCGCCAGAAGAACAATTAAAATCTTCTGAGTTAATAGCCACTACATCAGAAACTACCCCAGATTTTCTATCATCAACCACCACAGAAATTGAACTTGCCACCATCATCAATATGCTGGAATTGAACAAATCTCAGTATCAAAAACTGAATGCAAATCATCTGAAGATAGCACAAAATCACACGGCTTTCTTAAAAGCCAGACAAGATTTTAGTAAACAGATGAGTGAAATCATGCAATTACAAATGGTTTGCGCTCAAGATTTATTAAATGCAGAAGACAAATAA
- a CDS encoding polyketide synthase, which produces MEKIAIIGLSCLFPDANNPEQFWQNLTEQKDSTSSVTVEEMGVDPTIFYDPVKGKPDKIYFLKGGFIRNFKFDASEYNLPSEFVESLDNTFKWSLYAAKQAIQHSGYWGNQDVLSKCGVILGTLSLPTKVSHQLISPIYRQTIEPAVAELLQNQDFHLAALPTATKPATQNAMISGLPAALVAQAFSLSGTHFCIDAACSSSFYAIKLASHYLWMGKADVMLAGAISCSDPLFLRMLFSGIQGYPENGISSPLDKTSRGLVTSEGIGMVMLKRYSDAVRDGDKILATVCGNGLSNDGKGKHLLSPNTKGQVTAFERAYREAEISPQAVDYMECHATGTLLGDSTELNSIESFFGKYQASPLVGSAKANVGHLLVAAGMVSLTKAIYSMNHGVIPATINVNEPIGSENNVISQKNIVRTTTTWPNHANTKHAALSAFGFGGTNSHLILEKGSL; this is translated from the coding sequence GTGGAAAAAATCGCCATCATCGGATTATCCTGCCTGTTTCCTGATGCTAACAATCCTGAGCAATTTTGGCAGAATTTAACTGAGCAAAAAGATTCTACATCATCTGTAACAGTTGAAGAAATGGGTGTAGATCCCACAATATTTTACGACCCTGTAAAAGGCAAGCCGGATAAAATTTATTTCCTTAAAGGTGGATTTATTCGCAATTTTAAATTTGATGCTAGTGAATACAATCTACCATCGGAATTTGTGGAAAGCTTGGATAATACCTTTAAATGGTCACTATATGCTGCTAAACAAGCAATTCAACATAGTGGTTATTGGGGTAATCAAGATGTTCTCTCTAAATGTGGGGTAATTTTAGGAACTTTATCTTTACCAACAAAGGTTTCTCATCAATTAATTTCCCCAATTTATCGGCAAACAATTGAACCTGCTGTTGCGGAACTTTTACAAAATCAAGATTTCCATCTAGCGGCTTTACCTACAGCGACTAAACCAGCAACCCAAAATGCCATGATATCTGGTTTACCAGCCGCACTAGTCGCTCAAGCTTTCTCTCTTTCTGGTACTCATTTCTGTATAGATGCTGCTTGTTCGTCGTCTTTTTATGCGATTAAATTAGCTTCTCATTACCTGTGGATGGGGAAAGCTGATGTGATGTTAGCCGGTGCTATTAGTTGCTCAGATCCTCTATTTTTACGGATGTTATTTTCCGGTATTCAAGGCTATCCAGAAAACGGAATTAGCTCACCTTTAGATAAAACATCAAGGGGTTTGGTGACATCTGAAGGTATAGGAATGGTCATGCTAAAACGGTATAGCGATGCTGTTAGAGATGGCGATAAAATCCTGGCTACAGTTTGCGGTAATGGACTTTCTAATGATGGTAAAGGTAAGCATTTATTGAGTCCCAATACGAAAGGACAAGTTACAGCTTTTGAGCGAGCCTATAGGGAAGCGGAAATTAGTCCCCAAGCTGTTGATTATATGGAGTGTCATGCTACTGGTACTCTACTCGGAGATAGCACTGAATTGAACTCGATAGAAAGCTTTTTTGGTAAATACCAAGCATCACCATTAGTAGGTTCAGCTAAGGCTAATGTGGGACATTTATTAGTAGCTGCGGGTATGGTGAGTTTGACTAAGGCAATTTACAGCATGAATCATGGTGTGATTCCCGCAACTATTAATGTGAATGAACCGATAGGTTCGGAAAATAATGTTATTTCCCAAAAAAATATTGTGCGGACAACTACGACATGGCCTAACCATGCTAATACTAAACACGCAGCTTTAAGTGCTTTTGGTTTTGGTGGTACAAACTCCCATCTAATTCTAGAAAAAGGAAGTTTGTAA